In Pseudobacteroides sp., one DNA window encodes the following:
- a CDS encoding gamma-glutamylcyclotransferase family protein, whose protein sequence is MGKIKYIAYGSNLNLEQMAYRCPTAKVIGNAKLNGYELLFRGGNGGAVATVEKKKDSSVPVLVWELEPSDEAALDRYEGWPHFYRKEWLKVRMGKQWVKVIVYIMNDGRPLGSPSRYYYNTILQGYNSAGFDSNLLDDAVRNSAKQAL, encoded by the coding sequence ATGGGAAAAATTAAATATATAGCTTACGGCAGTAACCTCAATTTAGAGCAGATGGCTTACCGATGCCCTACTGCAAAGGTTATTGGGAATGCAAAACTGAATGGGTATGAACTTCTTTTCAGAGGCGGAAATGGTGGAGCGGTTGCCACGGTTGAAAAGAAAAAGGATAGTTCAGTTCCGGTGTTGGTTTGGGAACTCGAGCCTTCGGATGAAGCGGCTCTTGACCGTTATGAAGGTTGGCCACACTTCTACAGGAAGGAATGGTTGAAGGTGAGAATGGGAAAGCAATGGGTCAAGGTCATTGTGTATATCATGAATGATGGCAGACCGCTTGGTTCTCCAAGTAGATATTACTACAACACCATCTTGCAGGGATACAATTCTGCAGGTTTTGACAGTAACCTCCTCGATGATGCAGTAAGGAATTCAGCAAAACAAGCATTGTAG
- a CDS encoding phage tail assembly chaperone: MGISPDEFWRLTPFEFNLMAEGFVAREERKTSDLLYLAWHVEAFARAKKLPKLETLMKKRKPKAQKKAYTKEELIKIAKQKGLAGPW, encoded by the coding sequence ATGGGTATTTCGCCGGATGAATTCTGGAGGCTGACACCTTTTGAATTCAATCTCATGGCTGAAGGGTTTGTTGCAAGAGAGGAGCGAAAAACCAGTGATCTTCTCTACCTTGCATGGCATGTGGAAGCCTTTGCAAGAGCCAAGAAGCTGCCAAAGCTTGAGACATTAATGAAAAAGCGAAAGCCTAAAGCACAGAAGAAAGCATATACAAAGGAAGAACTAATAAAGATAGCAAAGCAGAAGGGACTTGCCGGACCATGGTAA
- a CDS encoding head-tail connector protein has product MVTLEETKAFLRLDSDHEDTLVTSFITAAEDIVEGVLRFSLSDFTEDDGVLPELVKTTIWYVVSQFYEFRENVDVKKLQETSALLLTAYRNKEW; this is encoded by the coding sequence GTGGTCACATTAGAAGAAACAAAAGCATTTCTAAGACTTGATTCAGACCACGAGGACACCCTTGTAACCAGTTTTATAACAGCGGCGGAGGATATCGTAGAAGGTGTCCTCCGCTTCTCTCTTTCAGATTTTACTGAAGATGATGGAGTGCTGCCGGAACTTGTAAAAACAACAATCTGGTATGTGGTGTCACAGTTCTATGAGTTTCGTGAAAATGTGGATGTAAAAAAACTACAGGAAACTTCGGCACTATTGCTGACGGCATACCGGAATAAGGAGTGGTGA
- the gp17 gene encoding tail completion protein gp17, with protein MFEEALYTHLSNVVGVKAIVQDRIYPLMIPQNKSLPAVTYQKISGERLHSLQGDTGYTTPVFQISARAETYAQCKALAEEIRLCLQNFSGLMGGTDGTDIGAVLMLGEVEGYEPDTGGWYCHMDFQFHYEERVI; from the coding sequence ATGTTTGAGGAAGCCTTATATACACATTTAAGCAATGTAGTTGGAGTGAAGGCGATTGTTCAGGATAGGATTTATCCTTTGATGATCCCTCAAAACAAAAGCCTTCCTGCCGTGACTTATCAAAAGATATCGGGAGAAAGGCTTCATTCATTACAAGGTGATACCGGATACACAACACCGGTATTTCAAATATCGGCAAGGGCTGAAACATATGCCCAGTGCAAGGCGCTGGCAGAGGAAATACGGCTTTGCCTTCAAAACTTCTCAGGGCTTATGGGCGGCACTGATGGAACTGACATAGGTGCTGTTCTAATGCTGGGAGAGGTTGAAGGCTACGAGCCAGACACTGGTGGCTGGTATTGCCACATGGATTTTCAATTTCATTATGAAGAAAGGGTGATATAA
- a CDS encoding HK97-gp10 family putative phage morphogenesis protein gives MARSYSARAKKVKAEIEGAEEIIKILKEMGQNAENVLLQAAEAGGKIALDDAKRRCPVRTGKLKSSLQLEVGKSTPYKADVRVKPGKEEYYGTFVELGTENQAAQPFMRPAVDENKEKISEKVTSELSRAVGKAR, from the coding sequence ATGGCAAGGAGTTATTCAGCAAGGGCAAAAAAGGTTAAAGCCGAGATTGAGGGTGCGGAAGAAATTATAAAAATTCTGAAGGAAATGGGGCAGAATGCTGAAAATGTTCTGCTTCAAGCTGCGGAGGCAGGAGGGAAAATTGCTCTTGATGATGCTAAAAGAAGGTGTCCTGTTAGAACTGGAAAGCTTAAAAGCAGCCTTCAGCTTGAGGTTGGAAAAAGCACACCCTATAAAGCAGATGTAAGGGTAAAGCCGGGCAAGGAAGAATACTACGGCACTTTTGTCGAACTTGGCACTGAAAACCAAGCTGCACAACCGTTCATGAGACCTGCGGTGGATGAGAACAAGGAGAAAATATCCGAAAAGGTAACAAGTGAACTCAGCCGTGCAGTCGGAAAAGCGAGGTGA
- a CDS encoding amidoligase family protein, whose amino-acid sequence MKNTRFGIEIEFTGITRAKAAEAVGKFLNGTIQCTNNGYDCRKITAPDGRVWQVMSDASVRPETKENGRTQSAGDTYKVELVSPILTYEGDIQTLQEMVRQLRKAGAFTNSTCGIHIHLDGGNHNPRSIKNFINIIASKNDLFYKALEIEPDRMRFCKKMDESLVSTMNRKKPKTMDAIEKIWYSGYNENRDRHYHSSRYHFLNLHSFFTGNHTVELRGFNSTLHAGKIRSYIILALALNKQALTQKSASSRKNQTENEKFAMRTYLNRIGLIGDEFKNCREHLCKALSGSAAWRFRTAA is encoded by the coding sequence TCACAAGGGCTAAGGCTGCAGAGGCAGTAGGTAAATTCTTAAACGGAACCATCCAATGTACAAACAATGGCTACGATTGCAGAAAAATCACAGCACCGGACGGTAGGGTTTGGCAGGTGATGAGCGATGCAAGCGTAAGACCTGAGACAAAGGAAAACGGCAGGACGCAATCAGCAGGCGACACCTACAAGGTTGAACTGGTCAGCCCCATCCTTACCTATGAGGGCGATATTCAAACTCTGCAGGAGATGGTCAGACAGCTTAGAAAAGCAGGAGCCTTCACAAACAGCACCTGCGGAATTCACATACACCTTGACGGCGGAAACCATAACCCAAGGAGCATCAAAAACTTTATAAATATCATCGCAAGCAAGAACGACCTTTTCTACAAAGCACTTGAGATTGAACCCGACAGAATGCGTTTTTGCAAGAAGATGGATGAAAGCCTTGTAAGCACCATGAACCGCAAAAAGCCAAAGACCATGGATGCCATTGAGAAGATTTGGTATAGCGGTTACAATGAAAACAGGGACAGACACTACCATTCAAGCCGATACCACTTTTTGAATCTCCACAGCTTTTTCACCGGCAACCATACGGTCGAACTCAGGGGATTCAACAGCACCTTGCATGCAGGAAAAATAAGAAGCTACATAATCCTTGCCCTTGCCTTGAACAAGCAGGCACTGACCCAAAAGAGTGCAAGTAGCAGGAAAAACCAAACCGAAAACGAAAAGTTCGCAATGAGGACTTACTTAAACCGCATAGGACTTATCGGAGACGAGTTCAAAAACTGCAGAGAGCATCTTTGCAAGGCACTCAGCGGGTCAGCCGCTTGGCGATTTCGCACAGCGGCATAG
- a CDS encoding Head fiber protein — translation MSNVKNYTEQGGEKTVIGGTLEITAGGKLTFDGDELKPAETQSDSTATTISDLKSDFNNLLAKLKAAGVMASE, via the coding sequence ATGAGTAATGTTAAAAACTATACCGAGCAAGGTGGCGAAAAGACAGTAATCGGCGGTACTCTTGAGATTACCGCCGGAGGGAAACTCACTTTTGATGGTGATGAACTGAAGCCTGCTGAAACACAGTCTGACAGTACCGCCACAACAATTTCCGATTTGAAATCGGATTTTAATAACCTTCTTGCAAAGCTGAAAGCTGCGGGAGTCATGGCTTCAGAATAA
- a CDS encoding phage tail tube protein: MAGTAGKKGKVMIGANAVTALNNWSLELGIDTLETTAFGDEWKNFIAGLKEWSASAEGAYNVHTDANGQAALQNAFLNGTEVDLKLYVNNTNYYNGQAIISSLSVEDPVDDIVTISIEFQGNGALAYT; this comes from the coding sequence ATGGCTGGAACAGCAGGAAAAAAAGGAAAGGTCATGATTGGTGCCAATGCGGTAACCGCTCTAAACAACTGGTCTTTGGAACTGGGAATTGATACCTTGGAGACCACAGCCTTCGGTGATGAGTGGAAAAATTTCATCGCAGGTCTCAAAGAGTGGTCGGCAAGTGCTGAGGGGGCGTATAACGTACACACGGATGCCAATGGACAGGCGGCTCTGCAGAATGCGTTTTTAAACGGAACCGAGGTTGACTTGAAGTTGTATGTCAACAACACCAACTATTATAACGGGCAGGCAATCATCTCAAGTCTGTCGGTGGAAGACCCGGTGGATGACATCGTGACCATTTCCATAGAGTTTCAGGGTAATGGCGCATTGGCTTACACATAG
- a CDS encoding phage portal protein: protein MQIPIFDKFFKARDKPSNSLLGSAYSFFFGSTSSGKAVNERTAMQTTAVYACVRILAETLASLPLHTYKYTDRGKDKAIDHQLYYLLHDEPNPEMTSFVFRETLMSHLLLWGNAYAQIVRDRNGRVLALYPLLPDKMTVDRDSKGQVFYQYQTDAGTATLKSDVVLHIPGLGFDGLMGYSPIAMAKNAIGMAIATEEYGAKFFANGANPGGVLEHPGVVKDPKRVRESWNSVYQGSGNAHRVAVLEEGMKFSPIGIPPEQAQFIATRKFQLNEIARIFRIPPHMIGDLEKSSFSNIEQQSLEFVKYTLDPWVVRWEQAMQRALLLPTEKRDYFVKFNVDGLLRGDYQSRMNGYSVGRQNGWLSSNDIRELENLNRIPEELGGDLYLINGNMTKLADAGAFAGANTGAKEDGKLE from the coding sequence ATGCAGATACCAATTTTTGATAAGTTTTTCAAAGCGAGAGACAAGCCAAGCAACAGCCTTTTAGGTTCTGCCTACAGTTTTTTCTTTGGTAGCACAAGTAGTGGTAAGGCTGTGAATGAGCGAACGGCGATGCAGACAACCGCAGTTTATGCCTGTGTCAGAATTCTTGCTGAAACATTGGCAAGCCTACCGCTCCACACCTACAAGTATACTGACAGGGGAAAAGATAAAGCAATCGACCATCAGCTATACTACTTGCTACATGACGAGCCAAACCCCGAGATGACTTCATTTGTGTTTCGTGAAACACTGATGAGTCATCTTTTATTATGGGGAAATGCCTACGCCCAGATAGTCCGTGATAGAAACGGCAGGGTTTTAGCACTTTATCCCCTGCTCCCAGACAAAATGACGGTGGACAGGGATTCCAAAGGACAGGTTTTTTATCAGTACCAAACGGATGCAGGTACAGCAACTTTAAAAAGTGATGTGGTTCTGCATATTCCGGGACTTGGATTTGATGGTCTTATGGGTTATTCCCCCATAGCCATGGCCAAGAATGCCATCGGTATGGCTATAGCCACCGAGGAATACGGAGCCAAGTTTTTTGCCAATGGTGCTAATCCCGGAGGAGTTCTTGAACATCCGGGAGTGGTGAAAGACCCAAAACGTGTGCGTGAGAGTTGGAATTCGGTGTATCAGGGTAGTGGAAATGCCCACAGGGTAGCTGTTTTGGAGGAAGGTATGAAGTTTTCTCCGATAGGGATACCTCCCGAACAAGCACAGTTTATTGCTACCCGGAAGTTTCAGCTGAATGAGATTGCTCGCATTTTCAGGATACCGCCACACATGATTGGCGACCTTGAAAAGTCCAGTTTCTCCAATATTGAGCAGCAGAGCCTTGAGTTTGTGAAATACACACTTGACCCTTGGGTGGTGCGTTGGGAACAGGCAATGCAGAGAGCCTTGCTTCTACCAACGGAAAAACGTGACTATTTCGTGAAGTTTAATGTGGATGGACTTTTAAGGGGTGATTATCAGAGTAGGATGAATGGCTATTCAGTCGGCAGACAGAATGGCTGGCTCTCCTCAAATGATATTCGTGAGCTGGAGAATCTCAACAGGATACCGGAGGAACTTGGAGGTGATCTCTATCTGATAAACGGAAACATGACAAAGCTTGCAGATGCCGGAGCATTTGCTGGTGCAAATACTGGAGCAAAGGAGGATGGAAAACTTGAATAA
- a CDS encoding phage head closure protein: MAWNNQKRQYVGQGSMSKPLLSIGKLRHRIKLQTYISSKNSFGEERKVWSDFAEVSASVEPLSGKELFAAQQLHAESTVQIIIRYVEGVNTQMRVLFKEKSLDILHVSNKDERNIALYLLCKEHEEVV; the protein is encoded by the coding sequence ATGGCTTGGAATAATCAAAAAAGACAATATGTCGGGCAAGGCAGCATGTCAAAGCCTCTGCTCTCCATCGGGAAGCTAAGACACAGAATCAAGCTTCAGACATATATCTCCTCAAAGAATTCATTTGGAGAGGAAAGAAAAGTATGGAGTGATTTTGCAGAGGTATCAGCAAGTGTGGAACCTTTGTCGGGCAAGGAGTTATTTGCCGCTCAACAGCTTCATGCGGAAAGTACGGTGCAGATCATCATACGGTATGTTGAGGGAGTTAACACCCAAATGAGAGTGTTGTTCAAGGAGAAAAGCCTTGATATCCTTCATGTTTCCAACAAGGATGAGAGAAATATTGCACTGTACCTACTCTGCAAGGAGCATGAGGAGGTGGTCTGA
- a CDS encoding phage major capsid protein, translated as MNRILELVEKRAKAWEAAKAFLDAKRGNDGIVSAEDTATYEKMEAEVVNLGKEIDRLERQQTLDIELSKPVNAPITNRPAGAGVEKTGRATDEYRQSFWKAMRNKNSYDVQNALQIGTDSEGGYLVPDEFERTLVEALLEENIFRKLAKVITTSSGDKKIPVVATKGNASWVDEEGAIPESDDSFGQVSIGAYKLATMIKVSEELLNDSIFNLESYIAKEFARRIGTKEEEAFFIGNGTGKPTGIFNATGGAGVGVTAASATAITVDEVMDLFFSLKAPYRKNATFVMNDATVKAIRKLKDGNGQYLWTPSLTAGTPDTILTRPVLTSSFVPTIEAAAKTIAFGDFSYYWVADRQGRAFKRLNELFAATGQVGFMATQRVDGKLILAEAIKVLQQKA; from the coding sequence ATGAACAGAATTTTAGAACTGGTTGAAAAGAGAGCGAAGGCATGGGAAGCTGCAAAAGCATTCCTTGATGCCAAGAGAGGCAATGACGGCATAGTTTCTGCAGAGGATACTGCAACCTATGAAAAAATGGAAGCTGAGGTTGTAAATCTTGGCAAGGAAATCGACAGGCTGGAAAGACAGCAGACACTGGATATCGAACTTTCAAAGCCTGTTAATGCTCCTATTACCAACAGACCTGCTGGAGCAGGAGTTGAAAAGACAGGAAGGGCAACCGATGAATACAGACAGTCCTTCTGGAAAGCTATGAGAAATAAAAACAGCTATGATGTCCAGAACGCTTTGCAGATTGGAACTGATTCGGAAGGCGGTTACCTGGTGCCGGATGAATTTGAACGCACCTTGGTTGAAGCCTTGCTTGAGGAAAACATTTTCAGGAAGCTTGCCAAGGTAATCACCACATCAAGCGGAGATAAGAAAATTCCTGTTGTGGCTACCAAAGGCAATGCTTCATGGGTTGATGAGGAAGGTGCAATTCCAGAAAGTGATGACAGCTTTGGGCAGGTTTCAATTGGAGCATACAAACTTGCAACCATGATTAAGGTTTCAGAGGAACTCTTGAACGATAGCATTTTCAACCTTGAAAGCTATATTGCCAAGGAGTTTGCCAGAAGAATCGGGACCAAGGAAGAGGAAGCATTCTTCATTGGAAATGGTACAGGAAAGCCTACGGGTATTTTCAATGCAACAGGTGGTGCAGGGGTTGGCGTGACTGCTGCAAGTGCAACTGCGATTACGGTGGATGAGGTTATGGATTTATTCTTCAGCCTTAAAGCACCATACCGTAAGAATGCAACCTTTGTGATGAACGATGCCACAGTCAAAGCAATCAGAAAGTTGAAAGACGGCAATGGCCAGTATTTGTGGACTCCTTCTTTGACAGCAGGAACTCCCGATACAATTCTGACAAGACCTGTGCTGACATCTTCTTTTGTGCCAACAATTGAGGCTGCAGCCAAGACTATTGCATTCGGAGACTTCTCTTACTACTGGGTTGCAGATCGTCAAGGCAGAGCCTTTAAGAGATTGAACGAATTGTTCGCAGCAACCGGCCAGGTTGGTTTCATGGCAACACAGAGGGTTGACGGTAAGCTGATTCTTGCTGAAGCCATCAAGGTTCTTCAGCAGAAAGCGTAG
- a CDS encoding head maturation protease, ClpP-related, which produces MENLNKKFWNWVKNEDDSRTLYLEGAIAEETWFGDEVTPKQFKNELMNGTGDITIWINSPGGDVFAASQIYNMLMDYRGKVTVKIDGIAASAASVIAMAGGDVLISPTGLFMIHNPMTIAFGDTVEMEKAIAMLSEVKESIINAYELKTGLSRAKLSHLMDAESWFNANKAVELGFADGILFSDESGKASAPEGVIFSRMAVTNSLISKLPQKAKQDGTDANTLYKRLDLLKI; this is translated from the coding sequence ATGGAAAACTTGAATAAGAAATTTTGGAACTGGGTCAAAAATGAGGATGACTCAAGAACCTTGTACCTTGAGGGTGCAATAGCCGAGGAGACTTGGTTTGGGGATGAGGTGACACCCAAGCAATTCAAAAATGAATTAATGAATGGAACTGGTGACATCACCATCTGGATTAACTCTCCGGGTGGTGATGTTTTTGCTGCAAGCCAGATTTACAACATGCTGATGGACTACAGGGGCAAGGTCACTGTAAAGATTGACGGTATCGCAGCAAGTGCAGCTTCTGTAATTGCAATGGCAGGTGGAGATGTGCTTATCTCTCCCACCGGACTTTTTATGATTCACAACCCTATGACCATTGCCTTTGGAGACACGGTTGAAATGGAAAAAGCAATCGCTATGCTGTCCGAAGTCAAGGAAAGCATTATCAATGCTTATGAACTCAAAACCGGACTTTCAAGAGCAAAGCTTTCACATCTGATGGATGCTGAAAGTTGGTTCAATGCCAATAAGGCTGTGGAGTTAGGCTTTGCGGATGGGATTCTTTTTTCTGATGAAAGCGGTAAGGCGTCAGCACCAGAGGGTGTCATATTCAGCAGAATGGCAGTGACCAATTCACTTATAAGCAAGCTGCCGCAAAAGGCAAAGCAGGATGGAACAGATGCAAACACATTATACAAGAGGCTTGACCTCTTAAAAATTTAA
- a CDS encoding terminase large subunit, with translation MVIRKLKKYKPTIFKADGSVYKKDSADNAVAFINCLKHTKGEWHGQSFELIDWQEQIIRDLFGVMKPNGYRQFNTAYIEIAKKQGKSELAAAVALLLTCGDHEHGGEVYGCASDRQQASIVFDVAVDMVEQCPALKARIKPVLSQKRLVYKPLGSFYQVLSAEAYTKHGLNVHGVVFDELHAQPNRNLYDVMLHGSGDARKQPLYFLITTAGTDRHSICWEVHQKAEDILAGRKIDPTFYPIIYGAGENDDWTDPKVWAKANPSIGITVDIEKIQIACENAKQNPAEENLFRQLRLNQWVKQFVRWMPMEKWDKCDFRVDPYELLGRECYGGLDLSSTTDITAFVLIFPPIDDDGKYVVMPFFWIPEDNIDLRVRRDHVPYDVWERQGHMKTTEGNVVHYGFIENFIEELGTKYNIKEIAFDRWGAVQMVQNLEGLGFTVVPFGQGFKDMSPPTKELMKLTLEGKLAHGGHPVLRWMMDNIFVRTDPAGNIKPDKEKSTEKIDGAVATIMALDRAIRHGGFSGSVYDERGILIL, from the coding sequence ATGGTTATACGAAAACTGAAAAAATACAAACCGACCATCTTCAAAGCGGATGGCTCGGTATATAAAAAAGATTCAGCAGATAATGCTGTTGCATTTATAAATTGCCTTAAACATACCAAGGGTGAATGGCATGGACAGTCCTTTGAACTTATTGACTGGCAGGAGCAAATAATCCGTGACCTCTTTGGTGTGATGAAACCAAACGGATACAGGCAGTTCAATACTGCGTATATTGAAATTGCCAAGAAGCAAGGAAAGTCTGAATTGGCTGCTGCGGTTGCTCTATTATTGACCTGCGGTGACCATGAGCATGGCGGTGAGGTTTACGGTTGTGCCTCGGACAGACAGCAAGCATCCATTGTTTTTGATGTGGCTGTAGATATGGTGGAGCAATGCCCGGCTCTGAAAGCAAGAATAAAGCCAGTGCTGTCTCAGAAGCGGTTGGTATATAAACCGCTTGGAAGCTTCTATCAAGTGCTTTCAGCTGAAGCTTATACCAAACATGGCTTGAATGTTCACGGTGTTGTGTTCGATGAACTTCATGCACAGCCCAACAGAAACCTTTATGATGTTATGCTCCACGGCTCGGGGGATGCAAGAAAGCAACCATTATATTTTCTGATCACCACAGCTGGGACAGATCGGCACTCTATTTGCTGGGAGGTACACCAAAAGGCTGAGGATATATTGGCAGGAAGAAAAATCGACCCCACCTTCTATCCTATTATTTATGGTGCAGGTGAAAACGATGATTGGACTGACCCAAAGGTATGGGCAAAGGCAAATCCATCTATCGGCATAACTGTTGATATAGAAAAAATTCAGATTGCCTGTGAAAATGCAAAACAGAATCCGGCAGAGGAGAATCTGTTCCGGCAGCTTAGGCTGAACCAGTGGGTGAAGCAATTTGTCAGATGGATGCCGATGGAGAAATGGGATAAATGTGATTTCAGAGTTGACCCATATGAACTCCTTGGTAGGGAATGCTATGGTGGACTTGACCTTTCAAGCACAACCGATATTACGGCTTTTGTGCTTATATTCCCACCTATAGACGATGATGGCAAGTATGTGGTTATGCCGTTCTTCTGGATTCCGGAGGATAATATAGACCTGAGGGTAAGAAGGGATCATGTTCCCTATGATGTGTGGGAGCGACAAGGGCATATGAAAACCACTGAGGGTAATGTGGTCCATTATGGTTTTATCGAAAACTTTATTGAAGAACTCGGAACTAAGTACAACATAAAGGAAATTGCCTTTGACCGATGGGGTGCGGTGCAGATGGTTCAGAACCTTGAAGGTTTGGGATTCACAGTGGTACCTTTTGGACAGGGTTTCAAAGATATGTCTCCGCCAACAAAGGAATTGATGAAGCTGACACTTGAAGGAAAATTGGCGCACGGAGGTCATCCTGTTCTTCGGTGGATGATGGATAATATTTTTGTAAGAACTGACCCGGCAGGAAATATAAAGCCGGACAAGGAAAAGTCTACTGAAAAAATTGACGGTGCTGTGGCAACAATCATGGCACTTGACAGGGCAATTCGGCATGGTGGCTTCAGTGGAAGTGTGTATGATGAAAGAGGGATTCTAATTCTATAA